One Kribbella sp. NBC_00662 genomic region harbors:
- a CDS encoding heavy metal translocating P-type ATPase, which yields MTCAACANRVERALNKLDGVTASVNYATERAIVTGTGPDLADRATTAVDKAGYDATVRDPESADELAEQLTIKRVTALRRRLIVAILLAVPLMDATIVLAFVPSLRFPGWEIVSLLVALPVVTWAAYPFHRATVRNLRHRAVSMDTLVSLGIAVSFGWAAVSVLLRGASNTGALYLDVAAGMTVFQLAGRYFETRSRRRAADVFGALSRLATPTARVLRDGAEIDVPTGQVVKGEVVIVKAGEIVPVDGTVLEGAAAVDTSVVTGEPLPRSVRSGDSVIGGTISTDGRLVLTATAVGAHTQLAQMAAVAEQAQERKARIQHTVDRIIAWFVPAVIALAIAVTVGWIVSGAPFQQAMGTGIAVLVIACPCALGLATPTALMVGIGRGATLGILIKGQDALEASGVIDTIVLDKTGTLTTGELVVDQIDPDLLRYVVSVEQNSEHPIARAVERRAAADGITPRPVTDFEVRPGQGAVGVVDGHHVVVGNLTLLESEGITVPAEDGVGGGRMPAGVGAASVVYVGMDGRPAGAFALADRLRPTAAVAVEGLHGQGLRTILLTGDSEPVARSVAESLGIEDVRAGVLPADKAAVIEQLRADGHRVAMVGDGINDAAALATADLGLAVVTGTDIALKSADIIIVREDLGVIPDAIALARRTRQTIHRNLIWAFGYNLAAVPVAAAGLLNPLIAAAAMSLSSLFVTYNSLRLRDFGTEPDDD from the coding sequence ATGACGTGTGCAGCCTGCGCCAACCGGGTCGAGCGGGCTCTGAACAAACTCGACGGGGTCACGGCAAGCGTCAACTACGCCACCGAACGCGCGATCGTCACCGGGACCGGACCGGATCTCGCCGACCGCGCGACCACCGCGGTCGACAAGGCCGGCTACGACGCGACCGTGCGCGATCCCGAATCCGCGGACGAGCTCGCCGAGCAGCTGACCATCAAGCGGGTGACGGCCCTGCGGCGTCGGCTGATCGTCGCGATCCTGCTCGCGGTTCCGTTGATGGATGCGACGATCGTCCTGGCCTTCGTGCCGTCGCTGCGCTTTCCCGGTTGGGAGATCGTCTCGCTGCTCGTCGCACTGCCTGTTGTCACCTGGGCGGCGTATCCGTTCCATCGCGCCACGGTCCGGAATCTGCGACATCGTGCAGTGAGCATGGACACGCTGGTGTCGCTCGGCATCGCGGTGTCGTTCGGGTGGGCCGCGGTGTCGGTTCTGTTGCGCGGGGCATCGAACACCGGGGCGTTGTACCTCGACGTCGCTGCGGGCATGACCGTGTTCCAGCTGGCCGGGCGGTACTTCGAGACGCGGTCGCGGCGGCGTGCTGCTGATGTGTTCGGCGCGCTCAGCCGGTTGGCTACGCCGACAGCGCGAGTACTGCGGGACGGCGCGGAGATCGACGTACCGACCGGGCAGGTCGTCAAGGGCGAGGTCGTCATCGTCAAGGCGGGCGAGATCGTGCCTGTCGACGGGACTGTGCTGGAGGGTGCGGCAGCCGTCGACACGAGCGTTGTCACCGGGGAGCCGTTGCCGCGGAGTGTGCGGTCCGGTGATTCCGTGATCGGCGGGACGATCAGCACGGATGGGCGACTGGTGCTGACTGCGACGGCAGTCGGCGCGCATACGCAGCTCGCGCAGATGGCCGCCGTGGCTGAGCAGGCGCAGGAGCGCAAGGCCCGCATTCAGCACACGGTCGACCGGATCATCGCGTGGTTCGTTCCGGCTGTCATCGCGCTCGCGATCGCTGTCACCGTCGGGTGGATCGTCTCCGGTGCGCCGTTCCAGCAGGCGATGGGTACTGGCATCGCGGTGCTGGTGATCGCGTGTCCGTGTGCGCTCGGGCTGGCCACGCCGACCGCGCTGATGGTCGGCATCGGCCGCGGTGCGACGCTCGGAATCCTGATCAAGGGTCAGGACGCGCTCGAGGCGAGCGGCGTGATCGACACGATCGTCCTCGACAAGACCGGGACGCTGACGACCGGCGAGCTCGTCGTGGACCAAATCGACCCCGACCTGCTCCGCTACGTCGTCTCCGTCGAACAGAACTCCGAACACCCCATCGCCCGTGCCGTAGAACGCCGGGCCGCCGCCGACGGCATCACACCCCGACCGGTCACCGACTTCGAGGTCCGCCCCGGCCAAGGCGCGGTCGGCGTCGTCGACGGCCACCACGTAGTAGTAGGAAACCTCACCCTCCTGGAGTCCGAGGGCATCACCGTCCCGGCAGAAGACGGCGTGGGCGGCGGGCGGATGCCGGCGGGCGTGGGTGCTGCGTCGGTCGTCTACGTGGGGATGGATGGGCGGCCGGCGGGCGCGTTCGCGCTGGCGGATCGGCTGCGGCCGACGGCGGCTGTTGCGGTCGAGGGGCTTCATGGGCAAGGGCTGCGGACCATCCTCCTCACGGGGGACAGCGAGCCCGTCGCGCGCTCGGTGGCCGAGTCGTTGGGGATCGAGGATGTTCGTGCGGGCGTGCTGCCGGCGGACAAAGCAGCCGTGATCGAGCAACTCCGAGCCGACGGGCATCGGGTGGCGATGGTCGGGGACGGGATCAACGACGCCGCCGCGCTCGCCACCGCCGACCTCGGCCTGGCCGTCGTCACCGGGACCGACATCGCGCTCAAGTCTGCCGACATCATCATCGTCCGCGAGGACCTCGGCGTGATCCCGGACGCGATCGCGCTCGCCCGCCGTACCCGCCAGACCATCCACCGCAACCTGATCTGGGCGTTCGGCTACAACCTCGCCGCCGTACCGGTCGCCGCCGCCGGCCTGCTCAACCCACTGATCGCCGCCGCCGCGATGAGTCTGTCCTCGCTCTTCGTCACCTACAACAGCCTCCGGCTCCGCGACTTCGGCACCGAGCCCGACGACGACTGA
- a CDS encoding cytochrome c oxidase assembly protein produces MGTTRHRRWLIGYVVLLGVLVIAVSLVTTARMGSASYLPIARDYPGQATGLITTFVRAVADLSSLVTVGALASALVAGKARPVRESGSRRQLEIAEWFEPIVVRRAAAVWVLSSGLLIAFDSADSNGLSLGKIASPSALWFAMFSGDFGRAWMVTCLTAIVVLVTSLTTVRWVAYLIALWAALAGSLAPVVVGQVLVGPRHDFAGDSAVYQTVAAQLLLGLAVVQTLRLATARRNRALDRIHWRSIAGVGAGVLIVTEAVLLWFKMAGSSPFASSTGWLTLARLAALGLVAVGLYSVARSKLPLGAVLLTTGTAVFVACGIAMTRIPPPQFFVPTSINQIFFGFDLAKPPGFATLVSQWRPNLLFVTAAVAAITAYLAGVIRLRRHGEPWPVGRTIAWTVGWVLIVVVTSSGLGKYSGPSFAVHMAMHMALSMLIPIPLVLGGPLTLALKALPAAAKDAQPGPHEWIVAVLHSRPLKALYHPLLVFGIYIGSYYGLYFTNAFGTLMKFHWAHQLMNAHFLLVGCLYFGLVIGVDQTPRKLPSLAKLGFLFAAMPFHAFFGVILMSGGAIIGDSFYQHLELPWKVDLAATQHTAGGIAWAGGEIPLLIVVVVLALQWAVQDGKLAKRIDRHLDSGLDDSYDAYNAMLERLADRTKETR; encoded by the coding sequence GTGGGTACGACGCGCCACCGGCGGTGGCTGATCGGGTACGTCGTCCTGCTGGGCGTACTCGTGATCGCTGTCTCGCTGGTCACCACCGCACGGATGGGCTCGGCGAGCTACCTGCCGATCGCCCGCGACTACCCCGGCCAGGCGACCGGGCTGATCACCACCTTCGTCCGCGCGGTGGCCGACCTGTCCTCGCTGGTGACCGTCGGCGCGCTGGCGTCGGCGCTCGTCGCGGGCAAGGCGCGACCGGTGCGCGAATCGGGCTCCCGGCGGCAGCTGGAGATCGCCGAGTGGTTCGAGCCGATCGTCGTACGCCGGGCCGCCGCGGTCTGGGTGCTCAGCTCCGGTCTGCTGATCGCGTTCGACTCGGCCGACTCGAACGGCCTGTCACTGGGCAAGATCGCCAGTCCGAGCGCGCTCTGGTTCGCGATGTTCTCCGGCGACTTCGGCCGGGCCTGGATGGTCACCTGTCTGACCGCGATCGTGGTGCTCGTCACGAGCCTGACGACCGTGCGCTGGGTCGCGTACCTGATCGCGCTCTGGGCGGCCCTCGCCGGCTCGCTCGCCCCGGTCGTCGTAGGCCAGGTCCTGGTCGGCCCGCGACACGACTTCGCCGGCGACTCGGCCGTCTACCAGACCGTCGCCGCGCAACTCCTCCTCGGCCTGGCCGTCGTCCAGACGCTCAGACTCGCCACCGCCCGCCGGAACCGCGCCCTCGACCGCATCCATTGGCGCAGCATCGCGGGCGTCGGCGCCGGCGTCCTCATCGTCACCGAGGCCGTCCTGCTCTGGTTCAAGATGGCCGGCTCGTCGCCGTTCGCCTCGTCGACCGGCTGGCTCACGCTGGCCCGGTTGGCAGCGCTCGGACTGGTTGCCGTCGGCCTGTACTCCGTTGCCCGCAGCAAACTGCCGCTCGGCGCCGTGCTCCTCACCACCGGCACAGCGGTGTTCGTTGCCTGCGGCATCGCGATGACCCGGATTCCCCCGCCCCAGTTCTTCGTGCCGACGTCGATCAACCAGATCTTCTTCGGCTTCGACCTCGCCAAGCCGCCGGGGTTCGCGACGCTGGTGAGCCAGTGGCGTCCGAACCTGCTGTTCGTGACCGCCGCCGTCGCAGCGATCACCGCCTATCTCGCCGGCGTCATCCGGCTCCGCCGTCACGGCGAGCCGTGGCCGGTCGGCCGCACCATCGCGTGGACCGTCGGCTGGGTGCTGATCGTCGTGGTGACCAGCTCCGGCCTCGGGAAGTACTCCGGCCCGAGCTTCGCCGTCCACATGGCCATGCACATGGCGTTGAGCATGCTGATCCCGATCCCGCTCGTCCTCGGCGGACCGCTCACGCTCGCGCTCAAAGCCCTGCCCGCCGCGGCCAAGGACGCACAGCCCGGGCCGCACGAGTGGATCGTCGCCGTCCTCCACTCCCGGCCGCTCAAGGCGCTCTACCACCCGTTGCTTGTCTTCGGCATCTACATCGGTTCGTACTACGGCCTGTACTTCACCAACGCCTTCGGCACGCTGATGAAGTTCCACTGGGCCCATCAACTGATGAACGCCCATTTCCTGCTGGTCGGCTGTCTGTACTTCGGGCTCGTCATCGGGGTCGACCAGACACCGCGGAAGCTCCCGTCGCTGGCGAAGCTCGGGTTCCTGTTCGCGGCGATGCCGTTCCATGCGTTCTTCGGCGTGATCCTGATGTCCGGCGGCGCGATCATCGGCGACTCGTTCTACCAGCACCTCGAGCTGCCGTGGAAGGTCGACCTGGCCGCGACGCAGCACACGGCCGGCGGTATCGCCTGGGCCGGTGGTGAGATCCCGCTGCTGATCGTCGTCGTCGTACTCGCACTGCAGTGGGCGGTCCAGGACGGCAAGCTTGCCAAGCGCATCGATCGCCATCTCGACAGCGGCCTCGACGATTCGTACGACGCCTACAACGCGATGCTCGAACGCCTTGCGGACCGTACGAAGGAGACCCGGTGA
- a CDS encoding DUF5134 domain-containing protein → MTGAWTIVLTAVFAATGLYGVWRLSTRRWQGIETVVDVSHVLMSPAMLVMLWWPMAATGQWAQMAVFSGLAVVFFHHLSGLESVAERAGAMAHAGMNLGMVWMLAAMPRLMSGEAWTTMLSWSAVGLLVITAGWWLVHAARTPGHRTLCGCHGLSCAGMATMLALMTPAL, encoded by the coding sequence GTGACTGGAGCCTGGACGATTGTCCTGACCGCGGTCTTCGCTGCGACAGGTCTGTACGGCGTTTGGCGGCTGAGCACGAGGCGCTGGCAGGGGATCGAGACTGTCGTCGACGTCAGCCATGTGCTGATGAGCCCGGCCATGCTCGTGATGTTGTGGTGGCCGATGGCCGCGACCGGCCAGTGGGCGCAGATGGCGGTCTTCAGCGGGCTGGCGGTCGTCTTCTTCCACCACCTGTCCGGCTTGGAGTCCGTCGCCGAACGCGCCGGCGCGATGGCTCACGCCGGGATGAACCTCGGCATGGTCTGGATGCTCGCCGCGATGCCCCGGCTGATGTCCGGCGAGGCCTGGACCACCATGCTCAGCTGGTCCGCGGTAGGACTCCTGGTCATCACGGCCGGCTGGTGGCTCGTCCACGCTGCCCGCACCCCCGGCCACCGAACCCTCTGCGGCTGCCACGGCCTCTCCTGCGCAGGCATGGCCACCATGCTGGCGCTCATGACTCCCGCCCTCTGA
- a CDS encoding NAD(P)/FAD-dependent oxidoreductase: MSEYDVIVLGAGAPGEHCAAALTKGGASVAVVERELLGGECSYWACIPSKTLLRPGEALAEALDAPGAREAVTGSLGVRAALGWRDFMVSNYDDAGAVSWAKSVGLDVLRGHGRLAGPHTVAVDDRTHTAEHIVIACGADPVIPPVPGLRELPGVWTNRDVTGLVDVPERLLVLGGGATGVEMSQALARMGSAVTLIERDDHLMPREPQAIGEAIAVALTADKVNVRTGTGAERVRLDGSTYVIELSDGTHVEGDRVLIATGRRPRVDNIGLETVGIVANPRGIAVDDKLSAGPNLWAIGDVTGLWQLTHVGEYQGRVAASNILGKPRTADYRAVPRVVYSYPQAASVGDAEGPYTSTIQLSGVPRTATYLRSYDTQPGFLTLVSDGTVVTGAYAVGPEAGEWLQQVTLAIRAQIPIPVLLDVIQPFPTFSEAVLQALRQLANE; encoded by the coding sequence ATGAGTGAGTACGACGTGATCGTCCTCGGAGCCGGTGCTCCGGGTGAGCACTGTGCCGCGGCGCTGACCAAGGGCGGTGCGAGCGTGGCCGTCGTCGAGCGCGAGCTGCTCGGTGGCGAGTGCTCCTATTGGGCCTGCATCCCGTCGAAGACCCTGCTACGCCCCGGCGAAGCGCTGGCCGAGGCTCTCGACGCGCCCGGCGCGCGGGAGGCCGTGACCGGTTCGCTCGGCGTCCGCGCCGCTCTCGGGTGGCGCGACTTCATGGTGTCGAACTACGACGACGCCGGCGCGGTGTCGTGGGCCAAGAGCGTCGGCCTCGACGTACTGCGTGGCCACGGGCGCCTCGCGGGTCCGCACACCGTCGCGGTGGACGACCGGACGCATACCGCCGAACACATAGTGATCGCGTGCGGCGCCGATCCGGTCATTCCGCCCGTCCCGGGACTGCGAGAGCTGCCCGGTGTGTGGACGAACCGGGACGTCACCGGGCTGGTCGACGTACCGGAGCGGCTGCTCGTGCTCGGCGGCGGCGCGACGGGCGTCGAGATGAGTCAGGCGCTGGCACGGATGGGTTCGGCCGTGACGCTCATCGAGCGCGACGACCACCTGATGCCTCGCGAACCGCAGGCGATCGGCGAGGCGATCGCGGTCGCGCTGACGGCCGACAAGGTCAACGTACGGACGGGTACCGGCGCGGAGCGCGTCCGCCTCGACGGGTCGACGTACGTGATCGAACTGAGCGACGGGACCCATGTGGAGGGCGACCGCGTCCTGATCGCGACCGGACGCCGGCCGCGGGTCGACAACATCGGGCTGGAGACCGTCGGCATCGTCGCGAATCCGCGCGGTATCGCGGTCGACGACAAGCTGTCGGCCGGACCCAACCTGTGGGCGATCGGCGACGTCACGGGCCTGTGGCAGCTGACTCATGTCGGCGAATACCAGGGCCGCGTTGCCGCGAGCAACATCCTCGGCAAACCCCGGACCGCGGACTACCGGGCCGTGCCGCGGGTCGTGTACAGCTACCCGCAGGCCGCGTCGGTCGGTGACGCCGAGGGGCCGTACACCAGCACGATCCAGCTGTCCGGCGTCCCGCGCACTGCGACGTACCTGCGCTCCTACGACACCCAGCCCGGCTTCCTCACGCTCGTCTCTGACGGAACGGTCGTCACCGGTGCCTACGCGGTCGGCCCCGAAGCCGGCGAGTGGCTCCAGCAGGTGACCCTCGCCATCCGGGCCCAGATCCCGATCCCCGTCCTGCTCGACGTCATCCAGCCCTTCCCGACCTTCTCGGAGGCCGTCCTCCAAGCCCTCCGCCAGCTTGCCAACGAGTGA
- a CDS encoding MFS transporter — MSEPAVTGAGLVALRGRAGTLLVTATVLASTVGFIDAYMINVAIPAIGRDLEIGVSELQWVLTGYLVTVASLLLLAGALADHFGWRRILVAGLIVMLIASLCCAAAPNGGALIAARVVQGAGGALVVPSSLSLLNGTLQVADRAKGIGVWAGISTLGTTLGPYGGGWLIDHGSWRYVFLLNVPLIAVALWVLSGVPEVAREHRPLSVDVVGALLAVVGLGGVIYALIAGPASGWVSAPVLVSGIVGVACLVALIPVEQRQAAPMLRTALFRIRQFVAINAATLLFYGALSAASYLVVLQCQLRLGYSATEAGAALIPESAVFLLVSPFIGGLVARVGTRWPMAIGILIVAGGFAWLSAAQPGQSYVSAILPGALLWGLGIGLTVAPLTAGVLAAVDDADLGEASAINDAASRVGGVVLIALVPVLLGVGGSNELAGPLANRYRTAMLVMAALSVVAAVITIAFVASGRPAATRLPATPRVHGCAVPVSS; from the coding sequence ATGAGTGAGCCTGCGGTGACCGGCGCGGGACTGGTCGCGTTGCGGGGGAGGGCCGGCACTTTGCTGGTCACCGCGACGGTGCTGGCGTCGACGGTCGGGTTCATCGACGCGTACATGATCAACGTTGCGATCCCGGCGATCGGCCGCGACCTGGAGATCGGTGTGAGCGAGCTCCAGTGGGTGCTGACCGGGTACCTCGTCACCGTCGCGTCGCTGCTCCTGCTGGCCGGTGCGCTCGCCGACCACTTCGGCTGGCGGCGCATCCTGGTCGCCGGTCTGATCGTCATGCTGATCGCGTCGCTGTGCTGCGCCGCGGCCCCGAACGGCGGCGCCCTGATCGCGGCGCGCGTCGTGCAAGGAGCCGGCGGCGCGCTCGTCGTACCGAGCAGTCTGTCGTTGCTCAACGGAACCCTGCAGGTGGCGGACCGCGCCAAGGGCATCGGTGTCTGGGCCGGCATCTCGACCCTCGGCACGACGCTCGGCCCGTATGGCGGCGGCTGGTTGATCGACCACGGTTCCTGGCGGTACGTGTTCCTCCTGAACGTCCCGCTGATCGCGGTCGCGTTGTGGGTACTGAGCGGCGTACCGGAGGTCGCGCGCGAACACCGTCCGCTGTCGGTGGACGTCGTGGGTGCGCTCCTGGCCGTCGTCGGACTGGGCGGTGTGATCTACGCGCTCATAGCCGGGCCGGCATCGGGCTGGGTGAGCGCACCCGTCCTGGTGTCCGGCATCGTCGGGGTGGCCTGTCTGGTCGCGTTGATCCCGGTGGAGCAGCGGCAGGCGGCGCCGATGCTGCGTACGGCGCTGTTCCGGATCCGCCAGTTCGTTGCGATCAACGCCGCGACCCTGCTGTTCTACGGCGCTCTGTCGGCGGCGAGCTATCTCGTCGTACTGCAATGCCAGCTGCGGCTGGGCTACAGCGCGACCGAGGCCGGCGCGGCACTGATTCCGGAGTCGGCGGTCTTCCTGCTGGTCTCGCCGTTCATCGGCGGTCTGGTCGCGCGGGTCGGCACCCGCTGGCCGATGGCGATCGGCATCCTGATCGTGGCCGGCGGGTTCGCGTGGCTGTCCGCGGCGCAGCCGGGCCAGAGCTACGTATCGGCGATCCTGCCTGGCGCGCTGTTGTGGGGCCTCGGCATCGGGCTGACGGTCGCGCCGCTGACGGCCGGCGTACTGGCTGCCGTTGACGACGCGGATCTCGGGGAGGCATCGGCGATCAACGATGCCGCGTCGCGGGTCGGGGGCGTGGTTCTGATCGCGCTGGTTCCCGTGTTGCTCGGTGTCGGCGGGTCGAACGAGCTCGCCGGGCCGTTGGCGAACAGGTACCGGACGGCGATGCTCGTGATGGCGGCCCTGAGCGTTGTCGCCGCGGTGATCACGATCGCGTTCGTCGCATCCGGTCGCCCGGCGGCCACCCGGCTGCCGGCGACACCTCGCGTGCACGGTTGCGCAGTACCGGTATCGAGCTGA
- a CDS encoding SDR family oxidoreductase has product MAESRTSLAGQVVVVMGGSAGIGLETARLAREDGARVVITGRDRERLEKAAVEVGAESALTLDLDDSADVERVFGELPEQLDHILVGGSGPFYAPLAELDLERAERFINQHLVGSLRIARLCVGRVRPGGSLTFISGTGARRPGVGLMLAAIGTAAQSAIVANAAVEIAPIRVNTVAAGFVDTPLSARLLGDQLEERRAGLRAALPIRRVVGPEDVAALVVHLMTNTALTGATYDVDGGQQLIPG; this is encoded by the coding sequence ATGGCTGAGTCAAGGACGAGTCTGGCCGGACAGGTCGTCGTCGTGATGGGCGGCAGCGCGGGTATCGGGCTGGAGACCGCCAGGTTGGCGCGCGAGGACGGCGCCCGGGTCGTCATCACCGGGCGGGATCGTGAGCGGCTCGAGAAGGCGGCCGTCGAGGTCGGCGCCGAGAGTGCGCTGACGCTGGACCTGGATGATTCGGCGGACGTCGAGCGGGTGTTCGGCGAGCTGCCCGAGCAGCTCGACCACATCCTGGTGGGTGGGAGCGGTCCGTTCTACGCGCCGCTGGCCGAGCTCGACCTGGAGCGGGCGGAGCGGTTCATCAATCAGCATCTGGTCGGCTCGTTGCGGATCGCGCGGTTGTGCGTCGGCAGGGTTCGTCCGGGTGGTTCGCTGACGTTCATCAGCGGTACGGGTGCCCGGCGGCCGGGAGTCGGGCTGATGCTCGCTGCGATCGGTACGGCGGCGCAGTCCGCGATCGTCGCGAACGCGGCGGTCGAGATCGCCCCGATCCGGGTGAACACGGTCGCCGCCGGCTTCGTCGACACCCCGCTGTCGGCGCGGCTGCTCGGGGATCAGCTCGAGGAGCGCCGGGCGGGGCTGCGAGCCGCGCTGCCGATTCGGCGGGTCGTCGGGCCGGAGGACGTGGCGGCGCTGGTCGTCCACCTGATGACCAACACCGCGCTGACCGGCGCGACGTACGACGTCGACGGGGGCCAGCAGCTGATCCCGGGCTAG
- a CDS encoding AAA family ATPase — protein sequence MEHEGGAEAGRPQASALLGRRAERAVLDQLLADVRKGGSQVLVVRGEAGVGKSALLHYATDSAHDLRLLRAVGVQSEMELVFAALHQLCMPLLDRMDRIPEPQQRALATVFGLAPGPAPDRFMVGLAVLSLISDLAAEQPVLVVVDDAQWLDTATAQTLGFVARRIGNEAVGLLFGAREVGVELNGLAELEVDGLPEDEARALLGSAVEFLLDAPIRDRIVAETGGNPLALLQLPRGLTATQLAAGFGLLGGQGLPGRIEQSFLRQADALPPPTRQLLLVAAAEPVGDPVLVRRAADQLGIDAAFADIDGLLRLGERVTFRHPLVRSALYGSASATERRAVHLALAGATDSATDPDRRAWHLAAAATGPDEAVAVELERSADRAQARGGFAAAAACLQRAVALTRDPVRRTERALAGAQASVQAGAFRTAWELLATAEAGQLDDLGRARIDLLRAEAAFAQQRGRDAPGLLLRAARTLEPLDARLARDTYLDAWSAALFAGQLAAGTGLREVSEAAMAAPRPEPPPGAEESPVPDSPRPGPAARSSDVLLDGFALLFAEGRERAVPLLKQAATAFGDGEVSAEEILRWGWLATAAAATAWDFEACLAASIRQVETARRAGALAVLAVGVNVLGQVYAMAGDFAEATSLRAEADAVREATGTHIGPYGALVLTALQGRPDDAFPLIDDTIAKTTAEGQGTAAQYARWAKSVVLNGLGHHDEALPWATLAAEDTPELFMSAWALSEQIEAAVHSGHLQAAADALARLQDKTRGTDEPWGLGLEARARGLVHKGAAAEKAYREAIEQLNGTRLRPDLARSHLLYGEWLRRQTRRGDARTELRTAYEMFSEIGMTAFADRARRELQATGETVRRRATASTAGDELTPQERQIALLVRDGLSNPEVGTRLFLSPRTVEWHLRKIFDKLSISSRRQLRDAFPEAG from the coding sequence GTGGAGCACGAAGGCGGAGCAGAGGCGGGACGACCCCAGGCCTCGGCGCTGCTCGGGCGCCGGGCCGAACGCGCCGTACTCGACCAGCTACTCGCCGACGTCCGCAAAGGCGGCAGCCAGGTCCTCGTCGTCCGGGGCGAGGCCGGCGTCGGAAAGAGCGCGCTGCTGCACTACGCCACCGACTCCGCTCACGACCTGCGGCTGCTGCGCGCGGTCGGGGTCCAGTCGGAGATGGAGCTGGTGTTCGCCGCTCTGCATCAGCTGTGTATGCCGCTGCTCGACCGGATGGATCGGATTCCGGAGCCGCAGCAGCGGGCGCTCGCGACCGTGTTCGGGCTTGCTCCCGGGCCTGCGCCGGACCGGTTCATGGTCGGGCTCGCCGTATTGAGCCTGATCTCGGACCTGGCCGCGGAGCAGCCGGTGCTGGTTGTCGTCGATGACGCGCAGTGGCTCGACACGGCGACCGCTCAGACGCTCGGATTCGTCGCCCGCCGGATCGGCAACGAGGCGGTGGGTCTGCTGTTCGGCGCGCGCGAGGTCGGCGTCGAGCTGAACGGCCTCGCGGAGCTGGAGGTCGACGGGCTGCCGGAAGACGAGGCGCGCGCGTTGCTGGGGTCGGCGGTCGAGTTCTTGCTGGACGCTCCGATCCGCGATCGGATTGTGGCCGAGACCGGTGGGAATCCGCTCGCGTTGCTGCAGTTGCCGCGTGGGCTGACGGCGACCCAGTTGGCGGCCGGGTTCGGACTGCTGGGCGGACAGGGACTGCCGGGGCGGATCGAGCAGAGCTTTCTGCGGCAGGCCGATGCGCTGCCGCCTCCGACGCGGCAGCTCCTGCTGGTCGCCGCGGCCGAGCCGGTGGGCGATCCGGTGCTGGTACGGCGGGCCGCCGATCAGCTAGGGATCGATGCCGCGTTCGCGGACATCGACGGTCTGTTGCGGCTCGGTGAGCGGGTGACGTTCCGCCATCCGCTGGTGCGGTCGGCCCTGTACGGGTCGGCGTCCGCGACGGAGCGTCGCGCCGTACATCTGGCGCTGGCCGGGGCGACGGACTCGGCGACCGATCCGGATCGGCGGGCTTGGCATCTGGCGGCGGCTGCGACCGGGCCGGACGAGGCGGTGGCTGTGGAGTTGGAGCGGTCTGCGGATCGGGCGCAGGCCCGAGGCGGGTTCGCGGCGGCTGCGGCGTGCCTGCAGCGGGCGGTCGCGCTGACGCGGGATCCGGTACGCCGTACTGAGCGCGCACTCGCCGGGGCGCAGGCGAGCGTGCAGGCCGGTGCGTTCCGGACCGCATGGGAGTTGCTGGCGACGGCGGAGGCGGGTCAGCTCGACGATCTCGGGCGTGCGCGGATCGACTTGCTCCGCGCCGAGGCGGCCTTCGCACAGCAACGCGGCCGCGACGCCCCGGGCCTGCTGCTGCGTGCCGCCCGGACCCTCGAGCCTCTCGACGCCCGCCTGGCCCGAGACACCTACCTCGACGCCTGGAGCGCCGCACTGTTCGCCGGCCAGTTGGCAGCAGGCACGGGACTCCGCGAGGTCTCCGAGGCCGCGATGGCAGCCCCGCGCCCCGAGCCACCACCTGGGGCGGAGGAATCGCCCGTCCCGGACTCGCCCCGGCCGGGCCCGGCGGCGCGGAGTTCTGATGTGTTGCTGGACGGGTTTGCGTTGTTGTTCGCGGAGGGACGGGAGCGGGCTGTGCCGTTGCTCAAGCAAGCTGCGACGGCGTTCGGGGACGGGGAGGTTTCGGCTGAGGAGATCCTGCGCTGGGGCTGGCTGGCTACTGCGGCGGCCGCGACTGCGTGGGACTTCGAGGCTTGTCTGGCCGCGTCCATCAGGCAGGTGGAGACAGCGCGACGTGCCGGTGCGCTCGCCGTGCTCGCGGTCGGTGTCAACGTCCTCGGACAGGTGTACGCGATGGCGGGCGACTTCGCCGAAGCGACCTCGCTCCGCGCCGAGGCCGACGCCGTACGCGAGGCGACCGGCACCCACATCGGCCCGTACGGCGCGCTCGTGCTGACCGCGCTCCAGGGCCGCCCGGACGACGCGTTCCCGTTGATCGACGACACCATCGCGAAGACGACGGCCGAGGGTCAGGGCACGGCGGCGCAGTACGCGCGCTGGGCGAAGTCCGTCGTACTGAACGGGCTCGGCCACCACGACGAAGCGTTGCCCTGGGCAACTCTCGCCGCCGAGGACACACCGGAGCTGTTCATGTCCGCATGGGCGCTGAGCGAGCAGATCGAAGCCGCCGTACACAGCGGACACCTGCAAGCGGCGGCCGACGCCCTCGCCCGCCTCCAGGACAAGACGCGCGGGACCGACGAGCCCTGGGGACTCGGTCTCGAGGCACGCGCTCGAGGGCTCGTGCACAAGGGCGCCGCGGCGGAGAAGGCGTACCGCGAAGCGATCGAGCAACTCAACGGCACCCGACTCCGTCCGGACCTGGCCCGCTCCCACCTGCTGTACGGCGAATGGCTGCGTCGCCAAACCCGCCGCGGCGACGCCCGGACCGAGCTGCGCACCGCGTACGAGATGTTCTCCGAGATCGGCATGACCGCGTTCGCCGACCGAGCGCGCCGCGAGCTGCAGGCGACCGGCGAGACGGTACGCCGACGGGCGACGGCCTCGACTGCCGGCGACGAGCTGACTCCGCAGGAACGCCAGATCGCGCTGCTCGTCCGCGACGGCCTGTCCAATCCCGAAGTCGGCACCCGGCTGTTCCTCAGTCCGCGCACGGTCGAATGGCATCTCCGGAAGATCTTCGACAAGCTCTCGATCAGCTCCCGCCGCCAGCTCCGCGACGCGTTCCCCGAAGCGGGCTAG